In Rhodoligotrophos defluvii, a genomic segment contains:
- a CDS encoding MarR family winged helix-turn-helix transcriptional regulator, translating to MNAESEAKTLNGQAADQRLRDVRDLFSFQLQRLAALSSRIAVLSIGPRYRLTVLEWRALAVLDYLGQAPLQKLATHSGLLKSQMSRTVSGLIQRGLISRSENPEDGRSILLRLTGAGKDVVTRILADSEMRNENMLADLSPEERAQLQAALKVVFATSLAYYDRLRSEVSSADAAAFGFEP from the coding sequence ATGAACGCTGAATCGGAGGCGAAAACACTGAACGGGCAAGCCGCGGACCAGCGCCTCCGCGATGTGCGCGACCTGTTCTCGTTCCAGCTTCAGCGGCTTGCCGCGCTTTCCAGCCGCATCGCCGTTTTGTCCATCGGACCACGCTACCGGCTCACCGTGTTGGAATGGCGCGCGCTCGCGGTGCTCGATTATCTTGGCCAGGCGCCATTGCAGAAGCTCGCGACCCACAGCGGCCTGCTCAAGAGCCAGATGAGCCGAACCGTATCAGGGCTCATTCAGCGGGGGCTCATCAGCCGGTCGGAAAACCCAGAGGACGGCCGTAGCATCCTGTTGCGGCTCACCGGCGCGGGCAAGGACGTGGTGACGCGAATCCTTGCGGATTCCGAAATGCGCAACGAGAACATGCTTGCGGATCTCTCGCCGGAAGAGCGGGCGCAGTTGCAAGCCGCACTGAAGGTCGTGTTCGCGACCAGCCTTGCCTATTACGATCGCCTTCGTTCCGAGGTCTCTTCCGCGGACGCGGCAGCTTTCGGCTTCGAGCCGTAA
- a CDS encoding NAD-dependent succinate-semialdehyde dehydrogenase has product MTEQAQIFIDGAWTGGEAGRCGDVIDPASGQAFATVAHASLADLDRALRAAARSFAEWRTVSSYERSKLLRRAADLLRQRTEAIAALVTREQGKPLSEARLEVAGSAWYAEEGRRAYGRLIPARAPGIRQLVVKEPIGPVAGFSPWNFPVSQAVRKIAGALAAGCSIIIKCPEETPFSCIELVRCFADAGVPAGVVNLVFGEPAEISQYLIPAPQIRKVSFTGSIPVGKRLGMLAAQHVKRCTLELGGHAPFIVCADADPEEAVKLGIALKFRNAGQVCAAPSRFYVHERHYRRFTDAFVAGAEQLKVGPGTEPGVNMGPLANARRLEAMAGFVADAEARGAKVLTGGRRIGNQGNFFAATVLTDVPEDARLMVEEPFGPLAPIARFSDLDDVIARANSLPYGLAAFAFTRSERNATYLGDRLESGMVSINHFGIAAPETPFGGVKESGYGSEGGSEGLEAFLQTKFISQVGLREAAA; this is encoded by the coding sequence TTGACGGAACAGGCGCAGATATTCATCGACGGCGCATGGACGGGCGGTGAGGCGGGCCGCTGTGGCGACGTCATCGATCCGGCCAGCGGTCAGGCCTTCGCCACCGTGGCCCATGCATCCCTGGCCGATCTCGACCGTGCCCTTAGGGCTGCGGCGCGGTCCTTCGCCGAATGGCGCACGGTTTCCTCCTACGAGCGCTCGAAGCTTCTCCGCCGCGCTGCCGACCTCTTGCGCCAGCGCACGGAAGCGATCGCCGCGCTCGTCACGCGCGAGCAAGGAAAGCCGCTCAGCGAAGCGCGGCTTGAGGTGGCGGGCTCGGCCTGGTACGCAGAGGAGGGACGCCGTGCCTATGGCCGGCTCATCCCAGCGCGTGCGCCGGGCATCCGCCAACTGGTGGTCAAGGAGCCGATCGGCCCGGTCGCGGGGTTCTCGCCCTGGAACTTCCCGGTCAGCCAGGCGGTGCGCAAGATCGCCGGCGCGCTTGCGGCGGGCTGCAGCATCATCATCAAATGCCCGGAGGAAACACCCTTCAGCTGCATCGAGCTGGTGCGCTGTTTTGCTGATGCGGGCGTTCCGGCCGGGGTGGTCAACCTCGTGTTCGGCGAGCCGGCGGAGATCTCCCAATATCTCATCCCCGCGCCACAGATCCGCAAGGTGTCCTTCACCGGCTCGATTCCCGTCGGCAAACGCTTGGGGATGCTGGCGGCGCAGCATGTCAAGCGCTGCACCCTGGAGCTCGGCGGGCATGCGCCTTTCATCGTCTGCGCCGATGCCGATCCGGAAGAGGCCGTAAAGCTCGGCATTGCGCTCAAGTTCCGCAATGCCGGCCAGGTTTGCGCCGCACCGTCACGCTTCTATGTGCATGAGCGGCACTATCGTCGCTTCACCGATGCCTTCGTTGCCGGGGCCGAGCAGCTCAAGGTGGGGCCGGGCACGGAGCCGGGCGTGAACATGGGCCCGCTGGCGAACGCCCGCCGGCTCGAAGCCATGGCAGGTTTCGTGGCCGATGCGGAGGCGCGCGGCGCCAAGGTGCTCACCGGCGGCCGGCGCATTGGCAATCAGGGCAATTTCTTCGCCGCCACCGTGCTGACGGACGTGCCGGAGGACGCGCGTCTGATGGTAGAGGAACCCTTCGGGCCACTTGCGCCGATCGCGCGGTTCTCTGACCTCGACGATGTGATCGCCCGCGCCAACAGCCTGCCTTACGGGCTCGCCGCCTTCGCCTTCACCCGCTCGGAGCGCAATGCCACCTATCTCGGCGACAGGCTCGAGTCCGGCATGGTGTCGATCAACCACTTCGGCATTGCCGCGCCCGAGACGCCCTTCGGCGGCGTCAAGGAGAGCGGCTATGGCAGCGAAGGTGGGTCCGAAGGGCTCGAAGCATTTCTACAGACCAAGTTTATCAGCCAAGTCGGCCTGAGAGAGGCGGCAGCCTAG
- a CDS encoding polyamine ABC transporter substrate-binding protein yields the protein MKERNYLRRGLLAAMALAAMASMAAAQETTITLAGFGGNLQADLSKTLFVPAAEKAGIKLREESHDGLAGVRVQVQSGSPGWDVAHLGAEDCAIGAKEGLFEPIDYAVVDAKGISENARGEDWVGTNTYSVVLAWRTDKYGDNPPKNWKDFWNVEAFPGRRALSVYPQEMMEIALIADGVPLDKVYPLDVERSLAALERMKPNIGVWWTSGAQSAQLIKDGEVDMLAIWGSRVAGVIADGAPVKFTYQDGILGFGCVAILKGSENVEAAQKFIAGVVSPEIQARIPTMMSYYGPTNSRAFEVEKFPPEVLAQSNASPENAAKQLVLQPAWWADNNQDVSEEYKNLIIQ from the coding sequence ATGAAGGAGCGTAATTACCTGAGGAGGGGTTTGCTCGCCGCCATGGCGCTTGCCGCCATGGCCAGCATGGCGGCTGCCCAGGAGACCACGATCACGCTGGCCGGATTCGGCGGCAATCTCCAGGCGGATCTGAGCAAGACCCTGTTCGTCCCGGCCGCGGAGAAGGCCGGGATAAAACTGCGCGAGGAATCCCACGATGGCCTCGCCGGCGTTCGGGTGCAGGTTCAGTCGGGATCACCGGGCTGGGATGTCGCGCATCTCGGCGCGGAAGACTGCGCCATCGGCGCGAAGGAAGGCTTGTTCGAGCCCATCGACTACGCGGTCGTGGACGCGAAGGGGATTTCCGAGAATGCTCGCGGCGAGGATTGGGTGGGGACCAACACCTATTCCGTCGTGCTTGCCTGGCGCACCGACAAATACGGCGACAACCCGCCCAAGAACTGGAAGGACTTCTGGAACGTCGAGGCCTTCCCCGGCCGTCGCGCCCTCAGCGTCTATCCGCAGGAGATGATGGAGATCGCGTTGATTGCGGATGGCGTGCCCTTGGACAAGGTCTATCCGCTGGACGTCGAGCGCTCGCTCGCCGCGCTCGAACGGATGAAGCCGAATATCGGTGTCTGGTGGACCTCCGGCGCGCAATCCGCGCAGCTGATCAAGGACGGCGAGGTCGACATGCTGGCCATCTGGGGAAGCCGCGTGGCCGGCGTTATCGCCGATGGCGCGCCCGTGAAGTTCACCTACCAGGACGGCATCCTCGGCTTCGGCTGCGTGGCCATTCTGAAGGGCTCCGAGAACGTCGAGGCAGCGCAGAAGTTCATCGCCGGGGTCGTGTCGCCGGAAATCCAGGCGCGTATCCCTACTATGATGAGCTATTATGGCCCGACCAACAGCCGCGCCTTCGAGGTCGAGAAATTCCCGCCCGAGGTGCTCGCGCAATCGAACGCCT